The Bacillus kexueae genome has a segment encoding these proteins:
- the comX gene encoding competence pheromone ComX: MRIAQIVHHLHKHPEELVAVLIGRASLLNVSKEELQTIKQVFMIKKEKMMNIGVVTNGKND; the protein is encoded by the coding sequence ATGAGGATAGCACAAATAGTCCATCACTTACATAAGCATCCCGAAGAGTTGGTTGCCGTATTAATCGGAAGAGCCAGCTTACTCAATGTTTCAAAAGAAGAATTACAAACAATAAAACAAGTCTTTATGATAAAAAAAGAAAAAATGATGAATATAGGAGTGGTTACAAATGGAAAAAATGATTAG
- a CDS encoding CoA-binding protein, whose translation MVFQNPSQSEIKSILNRSKRIAVVGLSDKPERTSYMVTKAMQDAGYEIIPVNPMVDEVLGVKAVSSLKEIEGHVDIVNVFRRSEHLVDVAKEFVEIDADVFWAQQGVYNEEAYNLLKENGATVIMDLCIKVAHALTKS comes from the coding sequence ATGGTATTTCAAAACCCGAGTCAATCAGAAATCAAATCGATTTTAAATCGATCAAAACGAATTGCTGTGGTGGGGTTATCTGATAAACCAGAAAGAACCTCTTATATGGTTACCAAAGCAATGCAAGACGCTGGTTATGAAATTATTCCAGTAAACCCTATGGTTGATGAAGTGTTAGGAGTTAAGGCGGTTTCTTCTTTGAAAGAGATTGAAGGACATGTCGATATCGTAAACGTTTTCCGACGTTCAGAACATTTAGTTGATGTGGCAAAAGAGTTTGTCGAAATTGATGCAGACGTCTTTTGGGCTCAACAAGGAGTATACAACGAAGAAGCCTATAACTTGTTGAAGGAAAATGGTGCAACAGTCATAATGGATCTATGCATTAAAGTAGCTCATGCTCTAACAAAATCGTAA
- the plsY gene encoding glycerol-3-phosphate 1-O-acyltransferase PlsY encodes MIYALIVVLAYLIGSIPSGLIVGKWGYGVDIREHGSGNLGGTNTFRTLGVKAGLIVTISDILKGTLAAALPLFFGVEANFHPLLAGIIAAVGHMYPIFANFRGGKAVATSGGVLLLHSPLLFISTLAVFFLILYISKYVSLSSMLTGVYAVIYSLFTKDIPLIIVVSILAFFVIYRHRANIKRILNKTEPKVKWL; translated from the coding sequence ATGATTTATGCACTCATTGTTGTTCTTGCTTATTTAATCGGCTCGATCCCATCTGGATTAATCGTAGGAAAATGGGGGTACGGTGTTGACATCCGTGAACATGGTAGCGGTAATTTAGGAGGTACAAACACATTCCGAACACTCGGAGTGAAGGCAGGCCTCATCGTAACCATTTCAGATATTTTAAAAGGTACTCTCGCTGCTGCACTTCCGTTATTTTTTGGTGTTGAAGCTAACTTTCATCCGCTTCTAGCAGGAATCATAGCAGCAGTTGGACACATGTATCCAATTTTTGCAAACTTTCGTGGAGGAAAAGCAGTTGCCACTTCTGGCGGAGTGTTACTCCTTCATAGCCCATTATTATTCATATCAACGTTAGCTGTATTTTTTCTCATTTTATATATCTCAAAGTATGTTTCTTTATCATCAATGCTAACGGGCGTTTACGCTGTTATTTATAGCTTATTTACGAAAGATATACCTTTAATTATCGTTGTCAGCATACTTGCATTTTTCGTCATTTACCGACACAGAGCAAACATTAAACGGATTCTCAATAAAACTGAACCGAAAGTAAAATGGCTTTAA
- a CDS encoding CapA family protein gives MKKIAAIIFLISIVLLFGVIAFQTSESNPFSTKKESAELPTRALASETKSFHSSITIAAIGDILIHRPVYEDAKAQDGSYNFKPMIENVMHLLSEPDFTIANQESIIGGTEIGLSSYPSFNSPYEVADAFKEAGVDLMTMANNHTLDRGEKAILNAISHYNKIGMHYVGSYESEQDANTLRIINVQGIKLGFLSYTYGTNGIPVPKGKNHLVSLIDQEKIKQDLQKLKSESDVIIVNMHWGLEYQSYPSNEQKELAKFLANEGAHVIIGHHPHVLQPMEWIENNAGDKSIVIYSLGNFLSAQKGNGKDVGGVFTLTIEKNITSNVNTITLKNPTLIPTFVSSQHSRNYRVDELETINSNLYQEVIAHMNQWIDDSVSIFSK, from the coding sequence ATGAAAAAAATTGCCGCTATAATCTTTTTAATAAGTATTGTTCTTTTGTTTGGAGTAATTGCTTTCCAAACATCTGAATCAAATCCTTTTTCAACAAAAAAAGAAAGCGCAGAGTTACCAACTAGAGCTCTCGCATCAGAAACAAAATCCTTTCATTCTTCCATTACGATTGCCGCTATAGGTGATATTTTAATTCATCGTCCGGTATATGAAGATGCAAAAGCGCAAGATGGGTCTTATAATTTTAAGCCGATGATTGAAAATGTAATGCATCTATTATCGGAGCCAGACTTTACAATCGCCAATCAGGAATCCATTATTGGTGGAACTGAAATAGGATTGTCCTCATACCCTTCTTTTAATAGCCCTTATGAAGTTGCAGATGCATTTAAAGAGGCAGGGGTAGATTTAATGACAATGGCGAATAACCATACGCTTGACAGAGGGGAAAAAGCAATCTTAAATGCAATATCCCATTACAACAAGATTGGCATGCATTATGTAGGTAGTTATGAAAGTGAACAAGACGCAAATACCTTGCGTATCATAAATGTACAAGGTATTAAATTAGGCTTTTTATCTTATACATATGGAACGAATGGCATTCCCGTACCAAAAGGGAAAAACCATTTAGTATCCTTAATTGATCAAGAAAAAATAAAACAAGATCTTCAAAAGCTGAAAAGTGAATCGGATGTTATTATCGTCAACATGCATTGGGGGCTAGAGTATCAGAGCTACCCTTCCAATGAACAGAAAGAGTTAGCGAAATTTTTGGCGAACGAAGGAGCTCACGTCATCATCGGCCATCACCCTCATGTCCTTCAACCGATGGAATGGATAGAGAATAATGCTGGAGATAAAAGTATCGTCATATACTCATTAGGTAACTTCTTATCTGCACAAAAAGGAAATGGTAAGGATGTAGGCGGGGTATTTACATTAACAATTGAGAAAAATATTACATCAAATGTGAACACAATCACATTGAAGAATCCGACATTGATTCCGACTTTTGTCTCTAGCCAACATAGTCGAAACTATCGTGTAGATGAACTGGAAACCATTAACTCAAACCTTTATCAAGAAGTAATAGCCCATATGAACCAATGGATTGATGATAGCGTATCCATTTTTTCAAAGTAA
- a CDS encoding HesB/YadR/YfhF family protein, giving the protein MNLIVTKEAANWYKNEFHLENGDTLRFFARYGGCSNVQKGFSLGVAKDEPVDIATQTKEEGITFFIEEKDLWYFDEKDLTVNYDATLDEPTFMIE; this is encoded by the coding sequence ATGAATTTAATCGTAACGAAAGAAGCAGCTAATTGGTACAAAAATGAGTTTCACCTAGAGAACGGCGATACTTTGCGTTTTTTTGCTCGATATGGTGGTTGTAGTAACGTGCAAAAAGGGTTTTCTCTCGGTGTAGCAAAGGATGAACCCGTGGACATCGCAACTCAAACGAAAGAAGAAGGCATTACCTTCTTTATCGAAGAAAAAGACCTTTGGTATTTTGATGAAAAAGATTTAACCGTAAACTATGATGCAACGTTAGATGAACCAACGTTCATGATTGAATAA
- a CDS encoding acyl-CoA thioesterase, whose amino-acid sequence MFVSKKEIDVRYAETDQMGVVYHANYLVWMEVGRTQLIKDLGFSYAAMEEEGVLSPVIDVHIQYKKPLKYGDTAVIHTWIEEYNGLKVVYGYEIYTPSGELAIQSTSQHVCVRKETFKPISIKKAFPDWHKAYEEAMKKE is encoded by the coding sequence ATGTTCGTTTCAAAAAAAGAGATTGATGTTCGTTATGCTGAGACCGATCAAATGGGTGTTGTTTACCATGCAAATTATTTAGTATGGATGGAAGTTGGCCGTACACAGCTCATCAAAGATTTAGGGTTTTCATACGCAGCTATGGAGGAAGAAGGGGTATTATCACCTGTCATCGATGTACATATTCAATATAAGAAGCCGTTAAAATATGGTGACACGGCAGTTATTCATACGTGGATTGAAGAATATAATGGTTTGAAGGTTGTATATGGTTATGAAATCTATACGCCGAGTGGAGAATTGGCTATTCAAAGTACTTCACAGCATGTATGCGTTAGAAAAGAAACATTTAAGCCTATTTCCATTAAAAAAGCTTTCCCGGATTGGCATAAAGCCTATGAAGAAGCAATGAAGAAGGAATAA
- the tlp gene encoding small acid-soluble spore protein Tlp yields MMPNYKPNPDDRSDNVEKLQSIVQNTLENIEEAEETLRYADEEERERIQAKNARREESIQSLREEIRDEATDRESGFRNNDEK; encoded by the coding sequence ATGATGCCAAATTACAAACCAAATCCAGATGATCGTTCTGACAACGTTGAAAAGCTTCAATCAATCGTGCAAAATACACTAGAAAACATCGAAGAAGCAGAAGAAACATTACGCTATGCGGATGAAGAAGAAAGAGAGCGTATTCAAGCTAAAAATGCACGCCGTGAAGAGAGCATCCAATCCCTACGTGAAGAAATTAGAGACGAAGCGACCGATCGTGAATCAGGTTTTCGAAATAATGATGAGAAATAA
- a CDS encoding acid-soluble spore protein N — protein MTNSNDKQSHFNPNHQGTKPRGFSSNKGKQMADKSNQHAQVIQTKGE, from the coding sequence ATGACAAATTCAAACGACAAGCAGTCCCATTTTAATCCTAATCACCAAGGGACAAAACCAAGAGGTTTTTCAAGCAATAAAGGAAAACAAATGGCCGATAAATCCAATCAACATGCTCAAGTGATACAAACAAAGGGAGAGTAG
- a CDS encoding FbpB family small basic protein, producing the protein MKRHKPTFEELVRENKKKILNDQRMLDELEERIEKRLEKRFLEKLS; encoded by the coding sequence ATGAAAAGACATAAACCAACTTTTGAAGAGCTTGTCCGTGAAAATAAGAAAAAAATTTTAAATGATCAACGTATGTTGGATGAGTTAGAAGAAAGGATTGAAAAAAGGTTAGAAAAGCGATTTCTCGAAAAACTTAGCTAA